Proteins from a single region of Carassius gibelio isolate Cgi1373 ecotype wild population from Czech Republic chromosome A5, carGib1.2-hapl.c, whole genome shotgun sequence:
- the LOC128014978 gene encoding synaptic vesicle 2-related protein-like yields the protein MMWTDDKSVLTVHEEQPGKDEPIDEGVCSKNRSSGMSESFTVEEAIEAVGFGRFQWKLSMLTGVAWMADSMEMMLLSIVTPQLRCEWRLSSWKVAFITAIVFIGMMVSSSLWGNISDKYGRKVSLILCLLWTLHYGLLSAFTPVYSWILVLRCLVGFGLGGAPQSVTLYTEFLPIKSRGISIILLGVFWALGAVFEVLLAMVVMPTLGWKWLLAFSTFPLVIFAAFCCWLPESARFDVLRGREDKALDTLKYIAADNGSSMPTGRLIANTQTERGRIRDLFIPEYRKTTLLVWIIWFCNAFSYYGIVLLTTEMFQAGSACSATDNSNMEPQCSLECNYLTFNDYMDLLWTTLAEFPGILVSLWMIDRIGRKKSMAICFLLFSVSILPLYVCTHRTVLTVFIFIARACITGGWQVAYVYTPEVFPTATRAIGIGTGSGMARVGALITPFIAQVLLKSSVYLTVSVYLICCLLGTVASLVLPTETTGRSLQESTQSTMEQKNMDMPHDSEMAESSSNTCP from the exons AATCCTTTACTGTGGAAGAAGCAATTGAGGCTGTCGGTTTCGGACGGTTTCAGTGGAAACTCTCAATGCTAACAGGAGTTGCGTGG ATGGCCGATTCTATGGAAATGATGCTCCTTAGTATTGTAACTCCTCAACTGCGCTGTGAGTGGAGGCTCTCGAGCTGGAAAGTGGCATTCATAACAGCG ATAGTGTTCATTGGAATGATGGTCAGCTCCTCACTTTGGGGGAACATTTCAGATAAATATGGCCGAAAAGTG AGTTTAATACTGTGCCTGCTGTGGACATTGCACTATGGGCTTCTCAGTGCTTTCACACCTGTTTACAGCTGGATCTTAGTCTTGCGATGCCTTGTGGGATTTGGCTTAGGAGGAGCCCCTCAGTC AGTGACATTATATACTGAATTCCTCCCGATAAAATCCAGAGGGATATCTATAATCCTGTTAGGG GTGTTCTGGGCCCTGGGTGCTGTGTTTGAAGTGTTACTGGCTATGGTGGTCATGCCCACATTAGGCTGGAAATGGCTGCTAGCTTTCTCCACCTTTCCTCTTGTTATCTTTGCTGCCTTCTGCTGT TGGTTACCAGAAAGTGCTAGATTTGATGTACTGAGGGGCAGAGAAGACAAGGCCCTGGACACTTTGAAATACATAGCAGCAGATAATGGGAGTTCTATGCCTACTGGAAGACTTATAGCCAACACTCAG aCTGAGCGCGGAAGAATTAGAGATCTTTTTATTCCAGAATACCGCAAAACAACACTTTTGGTCTGGATTATCTG GTTTTGTAATGCTTTTTCATATTATGGTATTGTGCTGCTGACCACTGAAATGTTCCAAGCAGGATCTGCGTGTAGTG CTACTGATAACTCAAATATGGAACCTCAGTGCAGTTTGGAGTGTAATTATCTGACTTTTAATGATTATATGGACCTTCTGTGGACTACCTTAGCAGAATTTCCAG GTATTCTGGTCAGCCTGTGGATGATTGATCGAATTGGCCGGAAAAAAAGCATGGCAATTTGTTTCTTATTGTTCTCTGTATCTATTTTGCCATTGTATGTCTGCACACATAG GACAGTTCTCACAGTCTTTATTTTCATTGCTCGAGCCTGTATAACAGGGGGCTGGCAGGTTGCATATGTTTATACACCTGAG GTTTTCCCTACAGCAACCAGAGCTATTGGTATTGGTACAGGGAGCGGGATGGCTCGTGTTGGAGCTCTCATCACACCATTTATTGCTCAG GTCCTTCTGAAGTCATCAGTTTACCTGACTGTCTCTGTGTATTTAATATGTTGCTTGCTGGGCACAGTGGCATCCTTGGTATTGCCCACTGAAACAACAGGGCGGAGCCTCCAGGAATCAACGCAAAGCACCATGGAACAAAAAAACATGGACATGCCACATGACTCTGAGATGGCCGAATCCTCCAGCAACACATGTCCTTAA
- the LOC128014979 gene encoding synaptic vesicle 2-related protein-like, protein MNACRLRTLGGAETFTVEEAIEAVGFGRFQWKLSMLTGVAWMSDSMEMMLLSIVTPQLRCEWRLSSWKVAFITAIVFIGMMVSSSLWGNISDKYGRKVSLILCLLWTLHYGLLSAFTPVYSWILVLRCLVGFGLGGSPQSVTLYTEFLPIKSRGISIILLGVFWALGAVFEVLLAMVVMPTLGWKWLLTFSTFPLVIFAASCCWLPESARFDVLRGREDKALDTLKYIAADNGSSMPTGRLIANTQTERGRIRDLFIPEYRKTTLLVWVIWFCNAFSYYGIVLLTTEMFQAGSACSATDNSNMEPQCSLECNYLTFNDYMDLLWTTLAEFPGILVSLWMIDRIGRKKSMAICFLLFSVSILPLCACTHRTVLTVFIFIARACITGGWQVAYVYTPEVFPTATRAIGIGTGSGMACVGAFITPFIAQVLLKSSVYLTVSVYLICSLLGTVASLVLPTETTGRSLQESTQSTMEQKNMDMPHDSEMAESSSNTCP, encoded by the exons ATGAATGCATGTCGTTTAAGGACTTTAGGAGGTGCAG AAACCTTTACTGTGGAAGAAGCAATTGAGGCTGTCGGTTTCGGACGGTTTCAGTGGAAACTCTCAATGCTAACAGGAGTTGCGTGG ATGTCCGATTCTATGGAAATGATGCTCCTTAGTATTGTAACTCCTCAACTGCGCTGTGAGTGGAGGCTCTCGAGCTGGAAAGTGGCATTCATAACAGCG ATAGTGTTCATTGGAATGATGGTCAGCTCCTCACTTTGGGGGAACATTTCAGATAAATATGGCCGAAAAGTG AGTTTAATACTGTGCCTGCTGTGGACATTGCACTATGGGCTTCTCAGTGCTTTCACACCTGTTTACAGCTGGATCTTAGTCTTGCGATGCCTTGTGGGATTCGGCCTAGGAGGATCCCCTCAGTC AGTGACATTATATACTGAATTCCTCCCGATAAAATCCAGAGGGATATCTATAATCCTGTTAGGG GTGTTCTGGGCCCTGGGTGCTGTGTTTGAAGTGTTACTGGCTATGGTGGTCATGCCCACATTAGGCTGGAAATGGCTGCTAACTTTCTCCACCTTTCCTCTTGTTATCTTTGCTGCCTCCTGCTGT TGGTTACCAGAAAGTGCTAGATTTGATGTACTGAGGGGCAGAGAAGACAAGGCCCTGGACACTTTGAAATACATAGCAGCAGATAATGGGAGTTCTATGCCTACTGGAAGACTTATAGCCAACACTCAG aCTGAGCGCGGGAGAATTAGAGATCTTTTTATTCCAGAATACCGCAAAACAACACTTTTGGTCTGGGTTATCTG GTTTTGTAATGCTTTTTCATATTATGGTATTGTGCTGCTGACCACTGAAATGTTCCAAGCAGGATCTGCGTGTAGTG CTACTGATAACTCAAATATGGAACCTCAGTGCAGTTTGGAGTGCAATTATCTGACTTTTAATGATTATATGGACCTTCTGTGGACTACCTTAGCAGAATTTCCAG GTATTCTGGTCAGTCTGTGGATGATTGATCGAATTGGCCGGAAAAAAAGCATGgcaatttgttttttattgttctcTGTATCTATTTTGCCATTGTGTGCCTGCACACATAG GACAGTTCTCACAGTCTTTATTTTCATTGCTCGAGCCTGTATAACAGGGGGCTGGCAGGTTGCATATGTTTATACACCTGAG GTTTTCCCTACAGCAACCAGAGCTATTGGTATTGGTACAGGGAGCGGGATGGCTTGTGTTGGAGCTTTCATCACACCATTTATTGCTCAG GTCCTTCTGAAGTCATCGGTTTACCTGACTGTCTCTGTGTATTTAATATGTTCCTTGCTGGGCACAGTGGCATCCTTGGTATTGCCCACTGAAACAACAGGGCGGAGCCTCCAGGAATCAACGCAAAGCACCATGGAACAAAAAAACATGGACATGCCACATGACTCTGAGATGGCCGAATCCTCCAGCAACACATGTCCTTAA